GCCTCGGCCTCGCGCCCGTCATGGTCGGCGCCACCGAGGTCATCGTCGGCAACGCCCCGCTGGAGCTGTCCGGCGTAGCGGGCGGCCTCCAGCAGGCCGCCATGCAGGTCGGCGGCAGCCTCGGCACCGCCGTGCTCGGCGCGGTCATGGCCGCCAAGGTCAGTGACACTTTCGGGGACAACTGGCAGGGAGCGGGCCTGCCCCCGCTCACCCCCGAACAGCTCGACGAGGTCGAGAAGGGGGTCCAGGTCGGCATCGCCCCGGTCCCGCCCGGCGCCCCCGAGCAGGTGGCCCGGACCATCTCCACCGTCGCGCACGACACCTTCGTGTCCGGCATGAACACGGCCTTCACCTGCGCGGGAGTCGTCGCCGTCCTCGCGGCGATCGTGGCCTGCTTCACCAAGCGCGGCCAGAACGCCGAGGCCGGGGCGGGCGCGGGCCACATCTGAGCCGCCCGGAAAAGCGTTACGGGCAGGTCAACCGCACGCCCGACACAGCCCCGCCGGACGGTTCCGGCGGGGCTGTCGCCTATCCGGGTGGACCCGCCCGCGGCCCCTTCCGCCCGGCCGTCGCCACAGGTCAGCGTGGTGTCGACGGAGCGCCGGAAACGGTCCGGAGCCCGTCCGTCAACAAGGAGTTGACCCCGTCATGCGTACGTGGAGCACCGCACGCGTCACCACCCTCGCCGCCGCCCTGCTGGCCGCCGCCGCCCTCATCCCCGGCACCGCCACCGGCGCCCACGCCGCCGGCCCGCCTTGTGCCACGGGACAGCTGTGCCTGTGGACGAAACCGGAGTTCAAGGGAACCAAGCAGACCTACGACCTCAGCACCCTCGAGATCAACAGCTGCACGGCGCTGCCCGCCGGGACCTCCGGGAACTACCAGTCGCTGATCAACCGGACCGGGCGACCGGTCACCACGTACCAGTCGGCCGAGTGCGGGGAGACGGGCGAGTTCCAGACCTACCCGGGCGACGGGGTCTGGCTGCCCCAGTCCCCCTACCAGATCAAGGCGTTCAAGATCTGGGAGCGGTAGCCCCCTCCTGCTCGGCAGAGGCAGAGGCAGAGGCAGAGGCAGGGGCGGGGGCAGCCGCAGATCCGGCGGCCTGGGCGGGCATCACGCCCGGGCCGCCGCCGCCGCCCAGCAGCGCGACCTCGGCGCGCAGGGCCCGTACCTCCGCCTGGAGCTCCCGGATGGCCGCCAGCTGGAGCCGCTCCACCTGGTCGTCGCGTTCGAAACGGGCGATGAACCAGGCGGCGATGTTGGCGGTCACCACACCGAGCAGGGCGATCCCCGACAGCATCAGCCCGACCGCCAGCACCCGGCCCAGACCGGTGGTGGGGGAGTGGTCCCCGTACCCGACCGTGGTCATCGTGGTGAAGGACCACCACACCGCGTCGCCCAGGTTCTTGATGTTCCCCTCGGGGGCGTCCCGCTCCACGCTCAGCACCGCGAGGGAACCGAACATCAGCAGCCCGACCACGGCCCCGGCCACATAGGTGGTCAGCCGG
The Streptomyces sp. NBC_00091 genome window above contains:
- a CDS encoding potassium channel family protein, which translates into the protein MKEPSRQARWERRTQVPLLVLAVAFAVAYAVPIVVPDAGEGVHRACTHAEWVVWGAFALDYLVRLGLTTDRRRFVRTHWLDLAAVVLPLVQPLRLLRLVATLMLVGRRARMAPQVRLTTYVAGAVVGLLMFGSLAVLSVERDAPEGNIKNLGDAVWWSFTTMTTVGYGDHSPTTGLGRVLAVGLMLSGIALLGVVTANIAAWFIARFERDDQVERLQLAAIRELQAEVRALRAEVALLGGGGGPGVMPAQAAGSAAAPAPASASASASAEQEGATAPRS
- a CDS encoding peptidase inhibitor family I36 protein, with amino-acid sequence MRTWSTARVTTLAAALLAAAALIPGTATGAHAAGPPCATGQLCLWTKPEFKGTKQTYDLSTLEINSCTALPAGTSGNYQSLINRTGRPVTTYQSAECGETGEFQTYPGDGVWLPQSPYQIKAFKIWER